One Nicotiana tomentosiformis chromosome 1, ASM39032v3, whole genome shotgun sequence genomic window, gatcctcgtaactcttttgtctggactgtgctgtacgaagtcgctcctgaatcaaatttaccttttccaaggcatcccttaccaaatcagtaccatataacttagcctcacctggctcaaaccatccgataggtgaacgacatcgccgaccatataaagcctcaaatggagccatctcgatgctggattggtaactgttattataagcaaactcgaccaaaggcaggaaacgatcccactgacctccaaagtcaatcacagatgccctgagcatatcctccaaaatctgaactgtcctctctgactgtccatcggtctgcggatgaaaggctgtgctgagctctacacgggtccccaactcaccctgtactgctctccagaaatgtgaagtaaactgaggacctttatctaatatgatggaaattggcacaccgtgcaaccgaactatctcctgaatataaatctgggccaacctctctgaagtatacatagttacaataggaataaaatgtgccgacttggtcaacctgtcaacaatcgcccaaactgcatcaaacttcctcaaggtccgcggcaacccaactacaaaatccatagtaattcgttcccattttcactctggtatggtcatctgctgaagtaggccacctggcctctggtgctcatatttaacttgctggcaatttagacactgagctacatactcaactatgtcctttttcatttgtcgccaccaataatgctgcctcaagtcacgatacatcttcgtagcacctggatgaatagaatatagagaactgtgtgcctcttccaggatctttttcctcagtccatccatattaggaacacatagacgatcctggagtcgcagaacaccatccgctctaatactaacttcattggcatcacctcgtagtaccgtttacgaagaaccaccaggtgtgggtcatcatactggcgagccttgatctgctcaaatagtgaatattgggccacaacacatgcaagaactcggctgggctctgaaatatccagcctcacaagtttgttagccaaggattgaatatctgaggctaatggcctttcctctgctgaaatgaaagccaaactacccatactctccgcctttctgctcaaggcatctgcaaccacatttgctttgcccggatgatacaggatagtaatatcataatcttttagtaactccagccatctacgttgtctcaaatttagatccctctgcttgaacaaatgctgcaaactgcgatgatcagtgtaaacttcgcaagacaccccataaagataatgcctacAAATCTTAAGActgtgaacaatcgcagctaactccaaatcatgtaccggataattcttttcgtggggcttcagctgatgtgaatcatatgcaataacttgcccttcctgcatcaatacacaacccaagccaacgcgcgaagcgtcgcaatacactgtatacatccccgaaccagaaggcaacactaacactagtgttgtagtcaatgatgttttgagcttctgaaagctcacctcacaatcatcgaaccatcagaatagagcacccttctgggttaatttggtcaaaggtgctgcaatagatgaaaaaccttccacggaCCGACGATAATAagctgctaaacccagaaaactcctgatctcagtcgccgaagtgggacgatgccaattctgaactgcctcaatctttttgggatcaactttaataccttcgcccgatacaatatgtcccaaaaatgctacagactctagccaaaactcacatttagagaacttagcatatagcttttgttcctgcaatgtctgaagcactattctcatatgctgctcatgctcctccttactacgtgagtagatcaaaatgtcatcaatgaagacaatgacaaataagtcaatatatggcctgaataccctgttcatcagatccataaatgttgtcggggcattagttaaaccaaaagacattaccagaaactcataatgaccatatctagtacggaaagcagtcttcggaacatccgaatcccgaatcttcaactgatggtaccccgacctcaagtcgatcttagagaataccctagcaccctgcaactggtcaaatagatcatcaatacgcggcaacgggtacttgttcttaatagtgactttgttcaattggcgataatcaatacataaccgcattgttccatccttcatttttcaaaaataatactggtgtaccctaaggcgatacactcggtctgacaaaccctttggctagtaactcttccagctgttctttcaattctttcaattctttcggagccatgcgatacggtgggatagatataggctgggtatctgaagccaagtcaatacagaaatcaatatcacgatcaggtggcatacctggaagatctgacggaaatacatcggggaactcccgaactacaggcactgaatcaatagccggagtctctgcagtagtatcccgaacataggctagataagccaaacaacccttctcaaccatgtgttgagtctttataaaagaaataactcgattaaatgaactaacaggcgaacccttccactccagtatAAAagaaatgctggaatagccaatgcaacagtcttggcatgacaatataGAATAGcctgatatggagacaaccagtccatgcccagaataatttcaaaatcagtcatctcaagcaataagagatctgctctagtttcgtaactacagaatgtaataatacaggaccggtagatccggttcacaacaacagaatcgcccataggagtggacacataaacaagagtactcaaggactcacgagaaacacccaggaatggagcaaatagagatgacacatatgaatacgtagattctggatcaaataatactgaggcatctttgccataaatagaaataatacatgtaatcacggcatctgaggcctctgcatctggtctagccggaaaagcatagaatcgagctggagcgccaactggctggcctccgcctggctgacctccacctctaggacggccccttcctacctgtcctccacctctgggtggtcggactactggtggagcaactggtccggtaagcataggctgctgaccctgctatactggtctacctcgaagcctggggcaaaacctccgcatgtgactgagatccccgcactcataacaactcttcggtgcgatgggttgctgactaagtgtctggccctggggacctgaatacccactgagaggaccctgaatagctggtgggcagtaagaactctctgggatagcattgagataaggtcgcactggagcacctcgaggaggtggtggtgctagaTATGGGGGTCTTCTAGACtatcccctcacgaactgacctctgcccccggacggagcacctctgaactctccagagtacctgaaccgcttatctctcataatctgctctcggctccgctgacgtacaccctcaatcctcagggctatctccacaactcgctcataagaggtacccatctcaacctctcgagccatagtggcctgaataccagtatgtaaaccggctacaaaccttcgcactctctccgcctcagtagggagtatcattagtgcatggcgagataattcagaaaaccttgcctcataatcagtcactgacatctgaccctgctggagctgctcaaactgaaatcgcaactcttccctctgggagggtggaatatacctgtccaagaagatacgggtgaacttgtcccaagtcatgggaggagaatctgctagtctgccaagagcataagactaccaccatctacgggctctaccctctagctgaaaagtacaaaatcaaccccatgggattccaatatccttatgttgtacagtctatccttgcaatgatcaatgaaatcctgtggatcctcatgtcgctcacccccgaagacaggaggatgtagtctagtccatatgtccaatagtttctgaggattgGCGGCTATAGtcggcctgggctcaggtgtagctgctgccactggctggactccacccacgggtaatgcaccatgggtctgatatacagcagctgcctgtccatgagcctgcgcagtaggggtttgtgctcccccgcccgcctgagatgtggctgggtcttccggaaataaaccggcttgagtcatattgtccatgaatcacagcatacgacccatgacatcctgaaatcccggtgcagatgtgaagtccaccggagctggctctgccacagacacctcaccctgctcctcaataatgggattctctgctggatttactggcggcataactggaatagtcctgggacgtcctcgccctctccCACGggatggagccctccctcggcctctgcctcgacctctagtaactgggggagtagctcttccctggtctggaacctcattagagcgtgttctcaccatctgtgagagaataagagaaggatatttagtactacatcaattgcacgatggaatatgaagaaagatagtttcctaacaccatatagcctctcaaagataagtacagacgtctccgtaccgatccacaagactctattaggtctgctcataacttgtgagacctacgcgaacctagtgctctgataccatgttttcacgacccaatttcacctataagtcgtgatggcacccaacactacatctagacaagccaactaataagtcaaacgtacattggttaaacttttattccaagaaaataataaaatatcaacttttaccaatgtgtgtgtcaagacctggtgtcacaagtacatgagcatctagtagattatacaaaactccaaatactgtctgaaatgaaatagacagaatataaatataagaagagacactggtagctgcagaacggctcagaaaaggcagctcaccactatgcctcgggatgatgtgggtatgtgatgataggtcctccactagtacttgtctcagatcctgcacaaaaagtgcagcaactgtagtatgagtacgtaaacaacgtgtacctagtaagtatcaagcctaatctcgaagtggtagagacgagatggccgactttgacactcactatgggtcaataataataactgaaatataactagaatatttaaattagcatgatttacagaatttacaataattcgtttaatcagcagagataatcaaattctttcaaatgtaacaaatctcaatatattaattaaattccttcaattcagaaaaattccaatttatcaattaaatctcatttacaggagtaacaattaattccataaacaagcaagaataataattcattaaattccaaggattttcaaataaattaattagcttctcaagctgaaataaattattaaagtatcgtgtaattattattattaagcacgatttctgctgaggacgtacggcccgatccagagtgtcgtgtacactaccgagggacgtgcagcgcgatccatagatgcatctatcctgccgaggcgttcggcccgctccacaagaaaggaggacattttcttatgtgcctctgaatggagagtatattcattataagataaatttgggaggagaacaatctcttttaataattaattgatttaaacagacaatcaagcctatgagatttccatcctttaatatctttatctaacaatttacaatatattcatatagatatcaattaatataaataaatcaaagaatacaatttacacaagtaaggcatgctttgagtcctaaactactcggactttagcattaatagtagctacgcatggactctcgtcaccacgtgcgtacgtagcctcccacaattagcaataattatttaatttttaatcacctatgaggtaatttctccctcacaggattagacaagagacttatctcgtcttgctccaatttaatccacaattttgcctttttcacgattatccaactctgtctcgctcgaatctagccaaaataattcgatacaatcactaaaaattatagaaaataaattctataaggaaatattatatttttaataaaaattccgaaattaattaaaacttcgcccgtgggtcccacatctcggaatccggcgaaagttataaaatttgataacccattcaattacgagtccaaccataccagtttcactcaaatccgactccgaatcgatactgaaatttcaaaattttatttctatgagatttctaaactttttcaaatttcaatctcaaaacactaattaaattgtgaaaacaatgatatacttgtatatgtagaccaaattcgagttagaatcactcaccccaatatttttccctcgaaaatctgccaaaagtcgtctctgttcaagctcaagttcgtcaaaaatggcaaatgggacgaatgccctcttttataaaactgcccagcagccttcggaactggtcctcgaactggacctcgatcggggcttcgatcacaggctcgagcctggacctcggtcatggcctcgatcagtgCATCGAGgttaggccttcgatcatagcctcaatcatggcttcCAGCTTGAgccctcgatcagggcatcgagcatgggtctcgatcctagccctcgagccttaccttcgatcatgccctcgagccttgacTTCGATCGAgtcttcgatactgagcctcgtccctggcttcgacttaggcctcgatcgtggattCGATATCttggttcgatctggggctcgatcacagcccagaatatacagcagaagagaaaattacagcagctttttaagtccaacttttgatccgttaaccatccgaaactcatccgaggcaaccaaatataccaacaagtcctaaaatatcatacgaacttagtcgaacctctaaatcacatcaaacaacgctaaaatcatgaatcataccccaattcaagcttaataaaactaagagttttcaacttctacattcgatgtcggaacctatcaaatcaactccgattgacctcaaattttacacacaagtcataaattacataacggggctataaaaattttcgaggctggattccgactccggtatcaaaaagtcaactcatcgatcaaacttccaaacttaaattcttgtttttagccatttcaagcctaatttaactacagactttgaaataaaatttcgaacacgctcctaagttcaaaattaccatacggagctgttggaatcatcaaaattctatttcgggatcgttttttcaaaatgttgatcgaaattaaatttagcactttaaggccaacttaaggaaccaagtattccggtttcacctcaaacacttccaaatcccgaaccaaccatccccacaagtcataaatcattacaagcacctacggaaagatttattttagggaacggggttctaaaagttaaaatgaccggttgggtcatttcAGAATATTCTAGAAGATTCAATTGAATTCTTATCCAGCTGTACATATATATgtagaaatgaaaaaaaaactaaCTCTACCACTAACTGTAGTTAACTAACTCTACTACTAAGGTGTAGTTAACTAACTCTACTACTAACCATAGCAAACTTAAGTTACAACCAACTAACTATCATGACTATTGCTTGGCTCATTAGGTCCAAAGCGAACGATATCACACTATATTAAGAGTATCTTTGGGCTAATTGAATTCAATAGAAGGAAACTAATTAATCATGGTTGGAACacgaaataaaataaaagttgaaaCTAAAATTGGGTAGTGGTTGGCCTAATCCGTTCACAAATATTGGAAGCTAAAGAGGCACACATCCCGTGCATTTGTATATAGATTTTATTGATTATATATGTAAACTAGATTTTCCTGATCGCTTATTGACCTTTAAGGACCAGAATTAGATTTTCAAGGACCATTTTATTTCATTGAGAATAGACTTTTTCTTATAGTGCTTATGTAATTCCCACGGGTATTTATGAATAAAAAATGAATTCAAAATTATTGTATTTTTTGTATTCGTAAAAGAAATTCTCAAACCATTTACATAAATTAAAGTCATTCCAAACCATTTAAATATTAGTAATaaattttatggcccaaaatttATAGGAGTTAATTTTCCCAAATCATTACATAAATTGTGGCCCAAAGTATTCACACAGGAACAGCAAAAACATGAATTCTATTCTGCAATGCACTTTGCTACAAAAAATGACAAGGTTGATCATTAACAGTAAATCAAATCTTGCTTTGGCCATTTGTGAAGCTCTTGTTTGAATTGACATTTGTCTTTTCTGAGAACTGCAATTCCAAGTCAATCTTGGTCAACTGGTTCTTCTCTTTAAATACCTTCTCCTCCTTAACATGTACTACTGTGGTACGCTCCATCCCTTTTTTCTTCCCCCATAAAAAACCATAGAGTCCGATAACAGTCAAGATTGACCCCACAACTCTGGTCAAAGTGCACATGATGtggaaaaaaaataagaagaaataacAGACAAAAgaatttcaatttttttgtttGAATTTTGACTTACGTTCCAACGTATAACTTCTCGCCAAGTAGTGTCCAACTGAGAAAGGCAGAAATGACTAATAGCAAGGGTAGGAATACAGAGACATACAAAGGTCCTTTTCTTTTTATACACCATGTCATCAAATAGAATGCTAGTGCCGAGCTTATAATTCCCTACGATAAACAGAAAATAAAAGATGTGTAaataataatagaaaaataaGTGACATCacaaattaattaatattaagtGACTCATTAATTATCCACGCTagactttcaactttatgaaatcttaattttatttttttaattcttcaAAAACAAGAATATGAAAAGTTAAAATAAACACGATATGTACTTACGTTATATAGAACTGAAATAGCTCTAATGGGGTTCAAAGACCAGGCAGTTTTGTCATGATTAACACAAACTGCAACAATTACGCACTCCAAGCTTGCCATGAAACACATCAACGTTGTGCTTGAGTATGGAGCTGCATACCTCTCATTCACTCTCGGCTTAATTACATcaacaaataataatataattaagaaGAAAACAGATCAGtataagaaaattaatttaaactaGATTAGGACTTAAAAACGTAACTTTATTAGGAGAAAGATTGAAATGCCAAAAATATTACGTACTTGTATGATTAACCATAAAGAGTAAACGATAGTGCTGATTATGACTAGAAAAGGTCCCAAGAAGAAGTTGCCATGGCTGTTGGCTTCAATATTTTTGCTTGTTTGTTCTGAATATTTCCAGTGAATCCGCAATTGGCCAATCACCACTTTCCCATGATATAATGATAGCAACATAGCTCCACAAATGCACAGTATTGTTCCCAACACTTTGGCTAACCCTGCTTTAGTTCTCAGTCCTACTTTTTCAAgcctattaataaaataaaacctTCTAAATTAgacatttttcttttaaaaaaatattcatATTTCCTCAAAGGAGCTAGTATAATTAATAAACGGAGTTAAGTCAGTGGCGAAGATTCATGGTCACAAGGGTGGTCAAGTGACCATCCTTCGTaaaaaaattacactgtatatatagATAAAATATTACATTTCAgaggtatataacacatattgaacactCTTTGTCGGAtatttttttcacttctttcaagtttgaatacccttGAAAAAATTTCTAGTTTCGCCACTGAGTTAAATATTATAGATATACTGTAAAAATGTAATTTGACATGTTATTATTTATACTTATCTGATGGTGTAGAATATTTACCCGGAAAGGATGGCAAGAAGGAATGTAATTGCTGGGACTAAGTTAGCTAGGGCCGTTGTAATAGTTGCCGTGGAATTCTTTAATCCGATGAGATATGTCATTTGCATTGCAGTTACCCTGCAAGTATATAATGCAAACGAAAAATTAATTATACTAGCACTTATTGAAATATTTCCTTTATGTAATTTGATTCAAAGATTTAACCATGTAAAACAAGGAATAATAGGGCGGAAATTTAAGTGATTTCTTACCCGAAAATAGAACACAAGAAAATTAGGAAAACTGTAGACGGTGTCAATTTAGGTCTTGTTTTCCTGTGGTTGGACACAAAATCTTTAGTAGCAATGAATATTATTTTGGGCAAAAAGAAAGTAATATTATTGGGCACAGGTTTGATAATATAATCCAGTGTAGACATGCTTTTTATTGGTAAAATATGACTGGTAGGGAGGTGACTCGACGCCACCATAAAACAgactttaatttaaaaaatattagaaAAAGGAGCATTACTCGAAAAGCTTCTTACATAATATACTGCACTAATTTGATATGTCATTGGGAACCATAGTCTGAAAAGAGAAGCTCCCTTTAATAAAAGTTTCTTGTCACCAAATCCCTTTGCTTTGATACATATACTACTGTATATGAATAGAATACTCTATCGTTTGCGAGATTCAAATCTTAAAGATTTCTAGGAGAtcattattaaatataaaatatatttgtcgAAATATTTGTATGATTATTTTTTTCTATTCAA contains:
- the LOC104116547 gene encoding WAT1-related protein At1g09380-like, producing the protein MGKDSLPFFLMVLVQLGGAGTAVISKLVMDEGMDPFVHLSYRQIFATISIAPFAYFFERKTRPKLTPSTVFLIFLCSIFGVTAMQMTYLIGLKNSTATITTALANLVPAITFLLAILSGLEKVGLRTKAGLAKVLGTILCICGAMLLSLYHGKVVIGQLRIHWKYSEQTSKNIEANSHGNFFLGPFLVIISTIVYSLWLIIQPRVNERYAAPYSSTTLMCFMASLECVIVAVCVNHDKTAWSLNPIRAISVLYNGIISSALAFYLMTWCIKRKGPLYVSVFLPLLLVISAFLSWTLLGEKLYVGTVVGSILTVIGLYGFLWGKKKGMERTTVVHVKEEKVFKEKNQLTKIDLELQFSEKTNVNSNKSFTNGQSKI